The region CATAGTTATAGAAAATAAGTGAACCCCTAATGATTCAATCTTACCTTTGTAATGTTGATGGTGAGCAGattttcttctaaaaaaaaaaaaaaaaaaaagccataaatATGATTGTTTCAGTATTGGAGAAATAAAATCTATTAACCCTTTTGAGCACTTTTTAGTTTTTgctcttttgtttgtttgttttttttttccttccctctgcacatacccttaaaggggttgttcgggaTTGGCATTAAAGTCTGCAGTCgctatgtgaatcctcacattgtgctgtCATGACTCATTGCCTGCGTCGGGAGCAATTACCCCAATTATGTGACATGGGTAatcctggccacattccgactagacgtgcgggACCACGCTCAGTACCAGTGAATTGCGCGAAGCTGCTTACGTCTAGTCAAAACGTGGTTGGAAGCATGCAGGAAactaatgagctccccctagtggtggctgcatgcagTCAGAATGATGTAATTGATTGCTTTCCTTTGTTCTTGCAGAGAGCTTATTTACATACTTAGTTTCCATACGGAATTGCCATAAAAACTCCAGACACATCTGGTCTCCTTAAAGTAAGTCAGACAATACTAAGAAAACATCAGAGATGGGATTGGTATTAgtgatgagtgcaagtgctcgttacttgagtttgcccagggtgctcgggtatgcaccgagtatcgcgggtgctcgggtgAAGTATTTGAGACCATGCGTCCGCATGTTTTGCGGCTGACAAATccgggcaatccccgcatgttttgtggctgtctaatagCTGCGAAACATGCTgccgaacatgtcactcgagcacccggtgcatacccgagcacccggtgcatacccgagcaccctgggCAAACTCGAGCAATGAACACTTGTGCTCATCACTAATTGGATCTGTTAAAGAAACAATTCAATaaactttaaaggggatgtccacctcgggacattttttttttacttatttattttgggctaaaaattatttttgcaattgggtttccttCAAAGtgttgcaccgtttggcttttacaggctctttgtttttTCGGCACATTCACCTTTGACGTGGTCATAAATCGGCTGAGAGGAGCGCAGTAAAAATAGAATAGTGCTATTGGCTGacggcaagcagagatcttgagagATTCCCTGTATTTCACACTTCTTGGTCTCGTCACCTACCTGCATCGCTTCGCTATACAGATGCCCGATGTGACAGATATCACGAGGATGAGGATCAGCAGCAGAAATGCCGCAATCGCGATGGTCAGCAGGACTGTGGTGGACACTGCCGAGGGAGGGACCGAAGTTTTATCTTACAcagaagcaaagaaaaaaaaaaaaaagaatgatgaCTGTAATACAGGTTTGAGGCTTAGGGGGCAGCACTGGGACAAAAGATCAGCAGGAAATTAGAGTGTAAGCTCTGCGGGAGAGAAAGGAGGGATATGTGGGGACAGATGAGCTGATGACGCTCATACCTCCCATACCGGTACCACCTTCTTGCCCAGTGCCCCCCAGTCTATGCCTCGCCCCACCTACCCGTGTCTTCCATCTTTTCTTCTGCCTGTGCAGGTATGGGGGGTCCCAGGTAATACTCCTCCCTGAGTTTGGGGAACTCCCGCACCTTACATCTCCACAGGCCGGTGTGGTTCTTCTTGGTGTCCAGTGGGTACAGTATCCTCCGGGCCGATATCTGGCTGAAGCGGGCGACTTTTCCATTCCTGGTGAGGGTGAAGGTGAAATTTTGCTGGGGATAATCTTTCATGTCCAGGCAGAGCAGACATTGCAGATTGGGGGTCTTATGTCCAATCAGGAACGACAGAGAGAGGTAAGGAGACGAAGAAAGCAAGCAACCTAGAGAAATGGGAATCGTGGaattattcactgacagcaagcggacATCTCCAGCAGATTCAGGGTTAAATACACAAGTTATATTAGAAAGTCACAGAATTTCTCATTATACTCTGATCAGAGCAGCCATTATCAATGTATATAGACCATGCCGGCCACCTCACCTTCCACGACACAGGGCACCATGAGGGCCAGTGCCAAAGTGACCCCAAAATCCATCCCGTACCGGATCATCGTTTCCATCTGCTCTTCAGGGTTAGTTTTTCTGCTTATTATTATCCGTCACTTTGTTTTAGGACCCAACAGCCAGTCACTGTTTATACCACCTGTATGTCAGTCATTATATGTCTACCACCTGTGTGCCACTCACTGTGGCTTTACCACCTGTCCGTTAGTCTCTTTATACCACCCCTCCGATCATTACTATGTGTATACCACTTATGTACCTGCTACTAATTCTCTACCACCTATAGTTCGCACCACTTGTGTGCCAGTCACTGTGTTTATGCCACCTGGGTGTGTCTATACCGTCTATGGTGCCTACCTTTGTTTCTTTTCTACCTATTTGGACATTACTTTCTACATCATCTGTGTGCCAGTCTGTCTGTATCTCCCGTGTTCCAGTCTCTGTGACTGTACTTCCTGTGTGCCAGGCTCTGTGTCTGTACCTTCTCAGTGCCAGTCTCTGTCTGTACTTCCTGTGTGACAGGCTCTGTATCTATACCTCCTGTGTGCCAGTCTCCGTGTTTGTCCTTCCTTGTGCCAGTCTGTCTGTATCTCCCGTGTTCCAGTCTCTGTGTCTGTACTTCCTGTGTGCCAGGCTCTGTGTCTGTACGTTCTCAGTGCCAGTCTCTGTCTGTACTTCCTGTGTGACAGGCTCTGTATCTATACCTCCTGTGTGCCAGTCTCTGTGTCTGTCCTTCCTGTGTGCCAGTTTCTGTATCTGTACCTTCAGTGTGCCAGTCTGTCTGCATTTGAGGGGTCCTCGGTGTCAGTCTGTCCACTTCTCTCACTCTCATTTCCCATCAACCAGAAGGAGATGAGGAAGTGAAGCTTTATCTGTG is a window of Ranitomeya variabilis isolate aRanVar5 chromosome 2, aRanVar5.hap1, whole genome shotgun sequence DNA encoding:
- the LOC143809450 gene encoding uncharacterized protein LOC143809450 isoform X5; the encoded protein is MRVREVDRLTPRTPQMQTDWHTEGCLLSSSPYLSLSFLIGHKTPNLQCLLCLDMKDYPQQNFTFTLTRNGKVARFSQISARRILYPLDTKKNHTGLWRCKVREFPKLREEYYLGPPIPAQAEEKMEDTDKTSVPPSAVSTTVLLTIAIAAFLLLILILVISVTSGICIAKRCRRKSAHHQHYKAGVSSDNFPLTENLGPDLSNPKLEADTEVSYVELEIIRDPSRKPSRSLNTIYANIM
- the LOC143809450 gene encoding uncharacterized protein LOC143809450 isoform X4, which translates into the protein METMIRYGMDFGVTLALALMVPCVVEGCLLSSSPYLSLSFLIGHKTPNLQCLLCLDMKDYPQQNFTFTLTRNGKVARFSQISARRILYPLDTKKNHTGLWRCKVREFPKLREEYYLGPPIPAQAEEKMEDTDKTSVPPSAVSTTVLLTIAIAAFLLLILILVISVTSGICIAKRCRRKSAHHQHYKAGVSSDNFPLTENLGPDLSNPKLEADTEVSYVELEIIRDPSRKPSRSLNTIYANIM
- the LOC143809450 gene encoding uncharacterized protein LOC143809450 isoform X2, with translation MKDYPQQNFTFTLTRNGKVARFSQISARRILYPLDTKKNHTGLWRCKVREFPKLREEYYLGPPIPAQAEEKMEDTDKTSVPPSAVSTTVLLTIAIAAFLLLILILVISVTSGICIAKRCRRKSAHHQHYKAGVSSDNFPLTENLGPDLSNPKLEADTEVSYVELEIIRDPSRKPSRSLNTIYANIM
- the LOC143809450 gene encoding uncharacterized protein LOC143809450 isoform X3, translated to METMIRYGMDFGVTLALALMVPCVVEGCLLSSSPYLSLSFLIGHKTPNLQCLLCLDMKDYPQQNFTFTLTRNGKVARFSQISARRILYPLDTKKNHTGLWRCKVREFPKLREEYYLGPPIPAQAEEKMEDTDKTSVPPSAVSTTVLLTIAIAAFLLLILILVISVTSGICIAKRCRKSAHHQHYKAGVSSDNFPLTENLGPDLSNPKLEADTEVSYVELEIIRDPSRKPSRSLNTIYANIM
- the LOC143809450 gene encoding uncharacterized protein LOC143809450 isoform X1, with product METMIRYGMDFGVTLALALMVPCVVEGCLLSSSPYLSLSFLIGHKTPNLQCLLCLDMKDYPQQNFTFTLTRNGKVARFSQISARRILYPLDTKKNHTGLWRCKVREFPKLREEYYLGPPIPAQAEEKMEDTVSTTVLLTIAIAAFLLLILILVISVTSGICIAKRCRRKSAHHQHYKAGVSSDNFPLTENLGPDLSNPKLEADTEVSYVELEIIRDPSRKPSRSLNTIYANIM